The sequence GACGAAGCCGGGTCCAGCCACCTCGACGTCGCTGATGCCCGCCGCCTGCTGGAGCTCGGCGGCGAGCAGCTCACCGATGGCACGGGGGTTGGCGCCGGCGGACTTGGCCAGCTGCATCGCGATGTTGGTGGCGTAGTCGCCGTGGCCCTGCTGCCGCGGTCGCTCCACCCTGACCTCGCCCGGAACGCCGTCGGACAGGGCCAATTCACCACGGTCGACGAGCGCGGTGAGGCAGTCGACGATGGTGGCGGAGAGTTGCTGCGGAGTCACCGGTCAAGCCTATCGACCGGTGCTGGTTTCCCCGCAGCCGATGTCGACCGGTAGTGTTCGCGACTGCGCCGGTCGCCGGCGCATGCCTCCGTAGCTCAGGGGATAGAGCACTGGTTTCCGGTACCAGGAGTCGCAGGTTCGAATCCTGCCGGAGGCGCCCACCCCCTCTTTCCGTCGTCGACTGCGACGGGTCCCGACACGGTTCGACCGACAGGGGCACCCGACCCTGGACGCTCCGGGGGTCTCGACACGGCTCGCTGGCGCTCGCCGGCTCGACCACCAAGGCCACTCACTCGGGGGCCGACACGGCTCGACCACCGACCTCACTCGACGGTCCCGACCACGCTTCGCCGGCTCGACCACCAAGGCCACTCACTCGGGGGCCGACACGGCTCGACCACCAAGGCCACTCACTCGGGGGCCGACACGGCTCGACCACCGAGCTCACTCGAGGGTCCGACCACGCTCCGCCGGCTCGACCAGCAGAGCCGCTCGATCCTCGGGCGGCAATGACTTGGTGGTCGAGCCGGTGTCGCGAGGGACGAGCGGCACCGTGTCGAGACCTCCGCAGCCGCTCAGCCCGAGCGGCCCAGCCGCCTCGCGAGCGCGTCGGCGAAGGGACCGGCGTTCTCCGGCATGACGTCGAGGTAGAGGCCGGGCTCGGTGAGCTCGACCTCGCTCACGACCCAGGCGTCGCGCCACCACAACAGGTCGACGCGCGCATAGACCAGGTCGACCCCGAGCAGCCGGGAGACGGTCGCGCACGCGTCGAGTGCGGGGGTGGTCGCCGCCTCGGTGAGGGCCACGGGGGTCGAGGTGCCGCCGTAGGTCTCGTGAACCCGGATCTCCCCCGACGCGGGCCGTTTGGCGACCTGCGCGACCGGTGCGCCATCGATGACGAAGACCGACGCCTCGCCCGCCTCGGCGACGCTCGGCACGAAGGGCTGCACGACCCACGGTCCCGCACCGCCGACACGGTCCACGCCACGCGGGTCGTCGACCAGGACCACTCCCCGACCACCGGCGCCGACGGCCGGCTTCACCACCCAGGAGCCCTCGCGAGCCACCAGGTCCCGCACCTCCGCGGTGGTGGTCGCGACCTCGGTGGGCACGATCGGCACCCCGGCGGCGCCGAGCTCGGCGAGGTAGCCCTTGTGGGTGTTCCAGCCGAAGACCGTCGGGCCGTGCACCACCTGCGACCCGACGCGGGCCGACCACGCCAGGAACTCCTCGACCCGCTCGGCGTAGTCCCAGGTGGACCGGACCGCGACCAGGTCGGCCGCGGTCCAGTCCACCGCAGGATCGTCCCAGCGCACCCACCGGGACGCGATGCCCCGGTCGGCCAACGCTGCCTCGAGCGCCGCGGCCCCCGGCTCGCCGTCGGGCAGCCGCTCGCAGGTGGCGAGCAGCACGGTCGGCGACGGGTCACGGAGCGCGCTCACGGCGCCATCTCACACCATCAGACGTTGACCGAGATCTCCGCGTCCTTGCGGAGGTCCTTCAGCAGCGTCTGGGCGACGCCGTTGAGCTTCTCGCTCTTGACCTGCTCCTCCAGCTGCGAACGGGACTTCTGGAAGGACGGCGCCTTCTGGCCGGTCTGCTTGCTCTGCGACTTGAGCTGGTCGTAGGCCTTGCGGAGCTCGGCGTCGGTGATCTTCACCCCGCCCGACTCCTTCTCCAGCAGCTGGTCGAGCTTGACCTGCACCGCGACCTGGGACAGGACCTCGTCCTCGGACATGCCCTGCTCCTTCAGCGCGGAGATGAACTCGTCCGCCGAGCCCATCTGGTTGCTCTTGGCCAGGTCGGCGAGGGTCCGGTCGACCTGCTTCTCACTGGCCTCGATGCCACGCTCGGCGGCCGCCTGCTCCAGCAGCTCGGTGTTGACCAGCTGGTCGGCGACCTGCTTCTTGAGCTCGTCCTGGTCCGGCTGCTGCCCGGTCATCTGCGACTGGGCGGCCATCTGCTGGAACTGCTGCTCGTACGCCGGCACGAACTCGTCCTTGCTGATCTCCTCGCCGTTGACCTCGGCCACGACGTCGGGAACGCCGTCGAGGTCCGGCTCTGCGGCGGCCTCGCCGCCGGCGCCCTCCTCCGCGGAGGAGGACGACTCCTGCGAGGTCGCCTCGGAACCTGCCCCGTCGTCGGACGAGCAGGCCGCCAGGAACACCGTGGGCGCGACCAGGGCGGCCGCGAGCACCTTCTTCACACGCACTGCGAGAACTCCCTCTCCGTTGGTGGCGTCCGGACGAACCTACGGACCCGGGGCAAGGGAACCGTCGTCCCGGCGAGGGGCGCCGCGACGTGCCGTGGCGGCACCCAGGGCGGTGGTGAGCGGCACGGCGGCGACCAGGCCGATGGTCGCCACCGCGCTGCGGACGATCTCCTGGGCGATGATCTGGTCGGTCACCACGTCACCGAAGGACTGGTTGCCGGCGATGATGAGGATCATCAGCGGCAGCGACGAGCCGGCGTAGGCGAGGATGATGGTGTTGATCACCGACGCGATGTGGGAGCGCCCCACCCGGGCGCCGGCGCGGTAGAGGTCGCCGAAGCGGTAGGTGGGGTTCGCACGAGCCAGCTCGGTGACGGTCGCCGACTGGGTGACGGTCACGTCGTCGAGGACGCCCAGGGACCCGATGACGATGCCGGCGAGCAGGAGGCCCTGCAGGTTCACGCTGTGGATCTCGCCGACGAAGGTGGAGGCGTCGTCGGCGAAGCCGGTCAGGTGCATCGCCTCGACGGCGACCAGCGCCAACACGCCGGTCAGGGCGAGGCTGCCCAACGTGCCGAGCACCGCGACGGTCGTCGACCACGCGAGGCCGTGGGTCAGGTAGAGCACCGTGAGCATGATCGCCGCCGACCCGATGATGGCCACCAGCAGTGGCGGCGAGCCGTCGAGGATGGCCGGCACCACGAAGTAGAGCAGCACGAAGAAGGTCACCGCGAGGCCGGCAAGCGCGCTGACACCCCGCCAGCGACCGAAGGCGACCACCGCGAGCACGAACGCGATGCCCAGCAGCCACAGCTGGCTGTCGCGCTGGTGGTCGACGATGGCGTACGTCGCCCCGTCGGGCGTCTCGGACTCCAGCAGCACCACCTGGTCGCCCTCGACGATCTCGGCCGCGCCGGGGCCGTTGGGCAGTGGGACGTCGTACTCGGTGCCCTCGCGCTGCCCCTCGGTCACGCGCACCGTGGCGGTCCCGCACCCGTTGACCTGGTCGGCCGGCGACTGCGCCTCGGGAACCTCGGGCTCCTCCGGGCAGGGCTCCTGCTCGATGGCGGTCACCTCGGCGTCGTACTGCGCCCCGGCCCCCTCGGGCGTGGGGGCCTCCTCGACCGGCGGCGGCCAGAGCCACACCAGCCCCGCCAGCGTGACCAACGCCAACGGCGCGATCACCGCGATCGCGATGCGCCGCATCGGGTGGTCGTCGGTCTCGGCGTGCCGAGCGTGGTGGCTGCCCATGGCAGCAGATTGTCCCCTGTCGCCCTCACCTCAGGGGCGAGCGGGCCTCAGTGCAGCTCCAGGGTGCAGCACTTCACGCTGCCGCCGGCCTTGAGCAGCTCGGAGAGCTCGATGCCGACGGGCTCGAAGCCACGCACCCGGAGGGCGTCGTGGAGGCCGGTCGCGGCGGCGCTGAGGAACACGTGGTGGCCATCAGAGACCGCGTTCAGGCCGAGCACCGCGGCGTCCTCGTCGGTGGCGATGATCGCGTCGGGGAAGAGACGGCGCAGCAGCGTGCGGCTGGCCGGCGTGAAGGCCGGTGGGTAGTACGCGACGGTCTCCGCGTCGAGGACGGCCAGCGCGGTGTCGAGGTGGTAGAAGCGCGGGTCGACGAGCTCGAGGGTGACCACCGGGACCCCGAAGAAGCGCTCCACCTCACGGTGTGCGGCCACCGAGGTGCGGAAGCCGGTGCCGGCGAGCATGATCTCGCCGACCTGGAGGAAGTCGCCCTGGCCCTCGTTGTCGTCGGTGGAGCGCGTGACGTCGCGGTGCGCCTGCTCGAACCAGGCCTGGTAGGCGTCGCCCTCGGGCTGGCGCTCGGGGTGCACGAACCGCGCAGCCATGGCGCGCTCCCCGATGGCGATGCCGCCGTTGGCCGCGAACACCATGTCGGGCAGCCCCGGCTCCGGGGCGAGGGTCTCGACCGTGTGGCCGTGGGCGACGTACGCCGCCCGGAGGGCCTCCCACTGGCCGATCGCCCGGGCGCGGTCCACCGGGGTGCTGGTGTCCATCCACGGGTTGATGGCGTAGCTGACCTCGAAGTGGTCGGGCCGGCACATCAGGTACCGACGCGGCGTCGCCCGGCCCTCCGGCTCGGGAACAGCAGTCAGTGGCGCGGTGGTCGCGGTCATGGGCACCTCCCGGGTCGGAGCACGGTCAGGGCGACACTACGTTGCGCAGAACGTCGCAACGAGGGACTTTCGTTGCAGATTCGGCATACTTGGTGTCGATTCGTTGATCGGTGACGCAAGGATCGGAGGCACCATGGACGAGGTCGACCGCGACATCCTCGGCCACCTGCTGCGCGACGGGCGCGCCAGCTTCGCCGAGATCGGCAGCGGCGTGGGCCTCTCGGCCCCGGCCGTCAAGCGCCGTGTCGACCGCATGCGGGCCAGCGGCGAGATCGCGGGCTTCACCGCCGTCGTCGACCCCGCCGCCCTGGGGTGGTCCACCGAGGCCTACGTGGAGGTGTACTACCGCGGCAACGTCTCGCCCGCCGAGCTGCGCCGGAGCCTGGAGACCATCCCGCAGGTGGTCGGCGTGTGGACCGTCTCCGGCGACGCGGACGCGCTGGTGCACGTCATGGCGCGCAACATGGCCGACGTCGAGGCCTGCGTGGAGCAGGTCCGGCAGAACATGCGGGTCGACCGCACCCGGAGCTCGATCGTGATGACCCGGCTCTTCGAGCGCCCCCGCGGCACCGCCGGGTAGTCAGAACCAGAGACCGGTCACCCAGAAGACGCCCATGCCCGCTGCGACGACGGCCAGCAGGTTTCGGAACCGCCACGCCACCGCCGCGCCCACGGCGAGGGCGGCTGCCTCCGGTACGCCGACGGCCAGGCTCCCCGACCCGTCCAGGAGCAACGTGGCGACCAGCGCCGCCAACGTGGCGGGCCCGACGTACTCCAGGGCCTGCTCGACGCGCGGCGGCAGGGTCCGGT comes from Nocardioides panacisoli and encodes:
- a CDS encoding ATP-grasp domain-containing protein → MSALRDPSPTVLLATCERLPDGEPGAAALEAALADRGIASRWVRWDDPAVDWTAADLVAVRSTWDYAERVEEFLAWSARVGSQVVHGPTVFGWNTHKGYLAELGAAGVPIVPTEVATTTAEVRDLVAREGSWVVKPAVGAGGRGVVLVDDPRGVDRVGGAGPWVVQPFVPSVAEAGEASVFVIDGAPVAQVAKRPASGEIRVHETYGGTSTPVALTEAATTPALDACATVSRLLGVDLVYARVDLLWWRDAWVVSEVELTEPGLYLDVMPENAGPFADALARRLGRSG
- a CDS encoding SurA N-terminal domain-containing protein gives rise to the protein MRVKKVLAAALVAPTVFLAACSSDDGAGSEATSQESSSSAEEGAGGEAAAEPDLDGVPDVVAEVNGEEISKDEFVPAYEQQFQQMAAQSQMTGQQPDQDELKKQVADQLVNTELLEQAAAERGIEASEKQVDRTLADLAKSNQMGSADEFISALKEQGMSEDEVLSQVAVQVKLDQLLEKESGGVKITDAELRKAYDQLKSQSKQTGQKAPSFQKSRSQLEEQVKSEKLNGVAQTLLKDLRKDAEISVNV
- a CDS encoding YibE/F family protein, which gives rise to MGSHHARHAETDDHPMRRIAIAVIAPLALVTLAGLVWLWPPPVEEAPTPEGAGAQYDAEVTAIEQEPCPEEPEVPEAQSPADQVNGCGTATVRVTEGQREGTEYDVPLPNGPGAAEIVEGDQVVLLESETPDGATYAIVDHQRDSQLWLLGIAFVLAVVAFGRWRGVSALAGLAVTFFVLLYFVVPAILDGSPPLLVAIIGSAAIMLTVLYLTHGLAWSTTVAVLGTLGSLALTGVLALVAVEAMHLTGFADDASTFVGEIHSVNLQGLLLAGIVIGSLGVLDDVTVTQSATVTELARANPTYRFGDLYRAGARVGRSHIASVINTIILAYAGSSLPLMILIIAGNQSFGDVVTDQIIAQEIVRSAVATIGLVAAVPLTTALGAATARRGAPRRDDGSLAPGP
- the ddaH gene encoding dimethylargininase yields the protein MTATTAPLTAVPEPEGRATPRRYLMCRPDHFEVSYAINPWMDTSTPVDRARAIGQWEALRAAYVAHGHTVETLAPEPGLPDMVFAANGGIAIGERAMAARFVHPERQPEGDAYQAWFEQAHRDVTRSTDDNEGQGDFLQVGEIMLAGTGFRTSVAAHREVERFFGVPVVTLELVDPRFYHLDTALAVLDAETVAYYPPAFTPASRTLLRRLFPDAIIATDEDAAVLGLNAVSDGHHVFLSAAATGLHDALRVRGFEPVGIELSELLKAGGSVKCCTLELH
- a CDS encoding Lrp/AsnC family transcriptional regulator — its product is MDEVDRDILGHLLRDGRASFAEIGSGVGLSAPAVKRRVDRMRASGEIAGFTAVVDPAALGWSTEAYVEVYYRGNVSPAELRRSLETIPQVVGVWTVSGDADALVHVMARNMADVEACVEQVRQNMRVDRTRSSIVMTRLFERPRGTAG
- a CDS encoding AzlD domain-containing protein, coding for MTVALAIVLTGLGTYASRAVFIVAFADRTLPPRVEQALEYVGPATLAALVATLLLDGSGSLAVGVPEAAALAVGAAVAWRFRNLLAVVAAGMGVFWVTGLWF